A region of Rhodamnia argentea isolate NSW1041297 chromosome 9, ASM2092103v1, whole genome shotgun sequence DNA encodes the following proteins:
- the LOC115744431 gene encoding ankyrin repeat and zinc finger domain-containing protein 1 isoform X1 → MADNPHGTAATTAAAATSASPSPEKRHRSVFELPPDFFDSCVLLQSPHSSSSTTAAAAAAAALVLPSETKASLASDLKTPEDSREGGKGCGDGVALARWTCNTCKAEFVSLLDQRSHFKSDFHRLNVKLSLAGKDVMEEEDFDKLTSDSLKDYEISSISGSEDELDQGRGLHSEFNKGSDEIIKQKIFLQLQTGEIVSIWKSFLQSESEVILYDNGKAVAVYDSGSLTTLNVNVIIQKLNDLICEPRDNTRLRIVLLASGGHFAGCVFDGNHVVAQKTFHRYVVRARAGKKQSLKDASGRAAHSAGASLRRYNELALKKDIQELLLSWKPYFDACTSIFIYAPSNNRQLLFSGEKPYFGHSQSVVRNICFTVRRPTLKEAKRIYNQLTQVAYENGEKEVTLMEADKSLSSNSAVVHDELVAIKDELGKRLAHMEMIETCSGPIKPDTLISSDSDNNEVIGRLTPLHEATKLGNAQKVLELLEEGMDPCAKDERGRTPYMLASEKEVRNVYRRFMASNLDTWNWHAAKVPSALTKEMEESQASKQAEKDAKRKARAKELKKLRKAKEKKDHAQAAASQNDVKAPGDASARKGQSQPSGISQISKEEQLKAAQAAEREKRAAAAERRMAAAAALSAQGNSGNSAPSTSQPKSTLSGDTNCSCCYVSLDGKIPFHRYNYKYCSTTCMHLHREILEAG, encoded by the exons ATGGCGGACAACCCCCACGGCACCGCCGCCactaccgccgccgccgccacgaGCGCCTCGCCTTCGCCGGAAAAGCGCCACCGGTCCGTCTTCGAATTGCCGCCCGACTTCTTCGACTCCTGCGTCCTCCTTCAATCTCCACACTCCTCCTCCTCgacgaccgccgccgccgccgccgccgccgcactCGTCCTGCCTTCCGAGACCAAGGCCTCCCTCGCCTCCGACCTCAAAACCCCAGAGGATAGCCGCGAAGGCGGTAAGGGCTGCGGGGACGGTGTCGCCCTGGCCAGGTGGACCTGCAACACTTGCAAGGCCGAGTTCGTTTCGCTCCTCGACCAGCGCTCGCATTTCAAGTCCGATTTCCATCGCCTCAAT GTAAAGCTGAGCCTTGCTGGGAAAGATGTCATGGAGGAGGAGGATTTTGATAAGCTGACATCTGATTCATTGAAAGACTATGAGATATCAAGCATATCAGGTTCAGAAGATGAACTTGACCAGGGACGCGGGCTCCACAGCGAATTTAATAAGGGATCGGATGAAATTATTAAGCAGAAGATATTTCTGCAGCTTCAAACTGGCGAAATAGTTTCCATCTGGAAGTCCTTTCTTCAGAGTGAGTCTGAAGTTATACTCTATGACAACGGTAAAGCAGTCGCTGTTTATGACAGCGGTTCCTTAACCACATTAAATGTGAATGTAATCATTCAGAAGCTGAACGATCTGATTTGTGAACCAAGGGATAATACTCGTCTGAGGATTGTCTTGCTTGCCAGTGGGGGGCACTTTGCTGGATGTGTTTTTGATGGTAATCATGTTGTGGCTCAAAAGACATTCCACAG ATATGTCGTGAGGGCTAGGGCAGGCAAGAAACAGTCGCTTAAGGATGCAAGTGGCAGAGCTGCGCATTCTGCCGGAGCCTCACTTCGGCGGTATAATGAACTCGCCTTAAAAAAG GATATTCAAGAGTTACTTCTTTCTTGGAAGCCTTATTTTGATGCTTGCACCAGTATTTTCATTTATGCACCTTCAAATAACCGCCAGCTTCTTTTCAGTGGAGAGAAGCCATATTTTGGTCATTCTCAATCCGTCGTACGTAATATTTGCTTTACTGTTCGGAGACCTACTTTGAAAGAAGCCAAACGTATATACAACCAATTGACCCAAGTTGCGTATGAAAATGGTGAGAAAGAAGTAACATTGATGGAAGCAGATAAGTCGCTTTCAAGCAACAGTGCTGTGGTCCATGATGAACTGGTTGCTATCAAGGATGAATTGGGtaaaagattggcacatatgGAGATGATTGAAACTTGTTCAGGTCCCATAAAGCCTGATACATTAATATCAAGTGACAGTGACAATAATGAAGTGATTGGTAGATTGACGCCATTGCATGAAGCGACAAAACTGGGAAATGCTCAGAAGGTTCTGGAACTTCTGGAAGAGGGGATGGACCCTTGCGCAAAAGATGAAAGGGGACGGACACCATATATGTTGGCAAGTGAAAAGGAAGTGAGAAATGTTTACAGACGTTTTATGGCCTCAAACCTTGATACGTGGAACTGGCACGCTGCTAAAGTACCCAGTGCGTTAACGAAAGAAATGGAGGAATCTCAAGCTTCTAAGCAG GCAGAGAAAGATGCCAAGAGAAAAGCCAGAGCGAAAGAGTTAAAGAAACTACGTAAggccaaagaaaagaaggatcAT GCTCAGGCTGCAGCCTCTCAAAATGACGTGAAAGCTCCTGGAGATGCATCTGCTAGGAAAGGACAGTCTCAACCTAGTGGAATATCTCAAATATCCAAAGAG GAGCAATTGAAGGCAGCACAGGCTGCtgagagggaaaagagagcGGCCGCTGCCGAGAGAAGGATGGCCGCAGCTGCAGCCCTTAGTGCTCAAGGCAATAGTGGGAACTCAGCACCAAGCACTTCACAGCCAAAAAGCACGCTAAGTGGAGATACCAACTGCTCTTGTTGTTATGTCTCATTGGATGGTAAAATACCATTTCATAGGTATAATTACAAATACTGCAGCACTACATGCATGCATCTGCATAGAGAAATTCTCGAGGCCGGATAA
- the LOC115744418 gene encoding 4-hydroxy-tetrahydrodipicolinate synthase, chloroplastic-like isoform X1 has product MDALRSYGVCLREPALRSPRLRRGDAYKRIKRGHYKFLTTHSNAFGRNVQWRFPRAAVLPNFHLPMRSYEVKNRTSTEDIKALRLITAIKTPYLPDGRFDLEAYDDLINMQIVQGVEGVIVGGTTGEGQLMSWDEHIMLIGHTVNCFGGSIKVIGNTGSNSTREAIHASEQGFAVGMHAALHINPYYGKTSLEGLISHFDCVLSMGPTIIYNVPTRTGQDIPPCVIHTLAKSPNLAGVKECVGNDRVKQYTDNGIAVWSGNDDECHDARWNYGAMGVISVTSNLVPGLMRELMFGGKYPSLNSKLMPLIEWLFHEPNPIGLNTALAQLGVARPVFRLPYVPLPRAKRVEFVNLVKEIGREYFVGNKEVEVLNDDDFILIGRY; this is encoded by the exons ATGGATGCTTTGAGGAGCTACGGAGTTTGCTTGAGGGAACCCGCTCTCCGGTCGCCGCGCCTTAGAAGGGGCGATGCTTACAAGAG GATTAAGAGGGGGCATTACAAGTTTCTCACCACCCACAGCAATGCTTTCGG GAGGAATGTGCAATGGAGGTTTCCGCGAGCAGCTGTCCTACCTAATTTTCATCTCCCTATGCGTAGTTATGAAGTTAAAAACAG GACATCGACAGAGGATATAAAGGCTCTTCGATTGATAACGGCCATCAAGACGCCATACTTACCAGATGGCAGATTCGATCTTGAAGCATATGATGACTTGATTAACATGCAGATTGTACAAGGTGTAGAAGGTGTAATTGTCGGTGGCACGACTGGTGAGGGTCAACTGATGAGTTGGGATGAGCACATCATGCTAATCGGTCACACAGTTAATTGTTTTGGTGGATCAATCAAGGTGATTGGAAACACTGGAAGCAACTCAACCCGTGAAGCAATTCATGCCTCTGAGCAAGGGTTTGCTGTAGGAATGCATGCTGCTCTTCACATTAATCCGTACTATGGAAAAACCTCCCTGGAGGGCTTGATCTCTCACTTTGATTGTGTGCTGTCTATGGGCCCCACCATCATTTATAATGTGCCGACGAGAACCGGCCAAGACATTCCACCCTGTGTCATTCACACCTTGGCTAAGAGTCCCAATTTGGCGGGCGTTAAGGAATGCGTTGGGAATGACCGGGTTAAACAATATACAGATAATGGCATTGCTGTCTGGAGTGGGAATGATGATGAGTGCCATGATGCCAGGTGGAACTATGGGGCTATGGGAGTTATATCTGTCACTAGTAACTTGGTTCCAGGATTAATGCGGGAACTCATGTTCGGAGGGAAGTATCCGTCTCTTAACTCGAAGCTCATGCCTTTGATAGAGTGGCTGTTTCACGAGCCGAATCCAATTGGCTTAAATACTGCCCTTGCCCAGCTTGGAGTTGCGAGACCTGTTTTCCGTCTACCTTATGTACCACTTCCTCGGGCTAAGAGAGTGGAATTTGTGAACCTAGTTAAGGAGATTGGGCGGGAGTATTTCGTTGGCAATAAAGAAGTTGAGGTCCTCAACGATGATGACTTCATCTTGATCGGTCGGTACTAG
- the LOC115744431 gene encoding ankyrin repeat and zinc finger domain-containing protein 1 isoform X2, with protein MADNPHGTAATTAAAATSASPSPEKRHRSVFELPPDFFDSCVLLQSPHSSSSTTAAAAAAAALVLPSETKASLASDLKTPEDSREGGKGCGDGVALARWTCNTCKAEFVSLLDQRSHFKSDFHRLNVKLSLAGKDVMEEEDFDKLTSDSLKDYEISSISGSEDELDQGRGLHSEFNKGSDEIIKQKIFLQLQTGEIVSIWKSFLQSESEVILYDNGKAVAVYDSGSLTTLNVNVIIQKLNDLICEPRDNTRLRIVLLASGGHFAGCVFDGNHVVAQKTFHRYVVRARAGKKQSLKDASGRAAHSAGASLRRYNELALKKDIQELLLSWKPYFDACTSIFIYAPSNNRQLLFSGEKPYFGHSQSVVRNICFTVRRPTLKEAKRIYNQLTQVAYENGEKEVTLMEADKSLSSNSAVVHDELVAIKDELGKRLAHMEMIETCSGPIKPDTLISSDSDNNEVIGRLTPLHEATKLGNAQKVLELLEEGMDPCAKDERGRTPYMLASEKEVRNVYRRFMASNLDTWNWHAAKVPSALTKEMEESQASKQVFRQRKMPREKPERKS; from the exons ATGGCGGACAACCCCCACGGCACCGCCGCCactaccgccgccgccgccacgaGCGCCTCGCCTTCGCCGGAAAAGCGCCACCGGTCCGTCTTCGAATTGCCGCCCGACTTCTTCGACTCCTGCGTCCTCCTTCAATCTCCACACTCCTCCTCCTCgacgaccgccgccgccgccgccgccgccgcactCGTCCTGCCTTCCGAGACCAAGGCCTCCCTCGCCTCCGACCTCAAAACCCCAGAGGATAGCCGCGAAGGCGGTAAGGGCTGCGGGGACGGTGTCGCCCTGGCCAGGTGGACCTGCAACACTTGCAAGGCCGAGTTCGTTTCGCTCCTCGACCAGCGCTCGCATTTCAAGTCCGATTTCCATCGCCTCAAT GTAAAGCTGAGCCTTGCTGGGAAAGATGTCATGGAGGAGGAGGATTTTGATAAGCTGACATCTGATTCATTGAAAGACTATGAGATATCAAGCATATCAGGTTCAGAAGATGAACTTGACCAGGGACGCGGGCTCCACAGCGAATTTAATAAGGGATCGGATGAAATTATTAAGCAGAAGATATTTCTGCAGCTTCAAACTGGCGAAATAGTTTCCATCTGGAAGTCCTTTCTTCAGAGTGAGTCTGAAGTTATACTCTATGACAACGGTAAAGCAGTCGCTGTTTATGACAGCGGTTCCTTAACCACATTAAATGTGAATGTAATCATTCAGAAGCTGAACGATCTGATTTGTGAACCAAGGGATAATACTCGTCTGAGGATTGTCTTGCTTGCCAGTGGGGGGCACTTTGCTGGATGTGTTTTTGATGGTAATCATGTTGTGGCTCAAAAGACATTCCACAG ATATGTCGTGAGGGCTAGGGCAGGCAAGAAACAGTCGCTTAAGGATGCAAGTGGCAGAGCTGCGCATTCTGCCGGAGCCTCACTTCGGCGGTATAATGAACTCGCCTTAAAAAAG GATATTCAAGAGTTACTTCTTTCTTGGAAGCCTTATTTTGATGCTTGCACCAGTATTTTCATTTATGCACCTTCAAATAACCGCCAGCTTCTTTTCAGTGGAGAGAAGCCATATTTTGGTCATTCTCAATCCGTCGTACGTAATATTTGCTTTACTGTTCGGAGACCTACTTTGAAAGAAGCCAAACGTATATACAACCAATTGACCCAAGTTGCGTATGAAAATGGTGAGAAAGAAGTAACATTGATGGAAGCAGATAAGTCGCTTTCAAGCAACAGTGCTGTGGTCCATGATGAACTGGTTGCTATCAAGGATGAATTGGGtaaaagattggcacatatgGAGATGATTGAAACTTGTTCAGGTCCCATAAAGCCTGATACATTAATATCAAGTGACAGTGACAATAATGAAGTGATTGGTAGATTGACGCCATTGCATGAAGCGACAAAACTGGGAAATGCTCAGAAGGTTCTGGAACTTCTGGAAGAGGGGATGGACCCTTGCGCAAAAGATGAAAGGGGACGGACACCATATATGTTGGCAAGTGAAAAGGAAGTGAGAAATGTTTACAGACGTTTTATGGCCTCAAACCTTGATACGTGGAACTGGCACGCTGCTAAAGTACCCAGTGCGTTAACGAAAGAAATGGAGGAATCTCAAGCTTCTAAGCAG GTTTTCAGGCAGAGAAAGATGCCAAGAGAAAAGCCAGAGCGAAAGAGTTAA
- the LOC115744415 gene encoding protein LITTLE ZIPPER 2-like: MCTNSSKWSLRRRQLKQRNLRLLSLSRKRRTRRSSKGGEDKETKRWLVGAKEEMEMKNLRLYMENRSIMEANERLRQRALFLHRENRALLFQLQSKFPRQTS; encoded by the exons ATGTGTACGAATTCCTCGAAATGGAGTCTCCGTCGGCGGCAGTTGAAGCAACGCAATCTTCGCCTTCTCTCGCTGAGCAG GAAGAGGAGGACAAGGAGATCATCGAAGGGAGGGGAGGACAAGGAGACGAAGAGATGGCTGGTGGGCGCGAaggaggagatggagatgaagaaCCTGAGGCTGTACATGGAGAACCGGAGCATCATGGAGGCGAACGAGAGGCTGAGACAGAGAGCTCTGTTTCTCCATCGAGAGAACAGGGCCCTGCTCTTCCAGCTCCAGAGCAAGTTCCCTCGCCAAACCAGCTGA
- the LOC115744418 gene encoding 4-hydroxy-tetrahydrodipicolinate synthase, chloroplastic-like isoform X3 gives MDALRSYGVCLREPALRSPRLRRGDAYKRTSTEDIKALRLITAIKTPYLPDGRFDLEAYDDLINMQIVQGVEGVIVGGTTGEGQLMSWDEHIMLIGHTVNCFGGSIKVIGNTGSNSTREAIHASEQGFAVGMHAALHINPYYGKTSLEGLISHFDCVLSMGPTIIYNVPTRTGQDIPPCVIHTLAKSPNLAGVKECVGNDRVKQYTDNGIAVWSGNDDECHDARWNYGAMGVISVTSNLVPGLMRELMFGGKYPSLNSKLMPLIEWLFHEPNPIGLNTALAQLGVARPVFRLPYVPLPRAKRVEFVNLVKEIGREYFVGNKEVEVLNDDDFILIGRY, from the exons ATGGATGCTTTGAGGAGCTACGGAGTTTGCTTGAGGGAACCCGCTCTCCGGTCGCCGCGCCTTAGAAGGGGCGATGCTTACAAGAG GACATCGACAGAGGATATAAAGGCTCTTCGATTGATAACGGCCATCAAGACGCCATACTTACCAGATGGCAGATTCGATCTTGAAGCATATGATGACTTGATTAACATGCAGATTGTACAAGGTGTAGAAGGTGTAATTGTCGGTGGCACGACTGGTGAGGGTCAACTGATGAGTTGGGATGAGCACATCATGCTAATCGGTCACACAGTTAATTGTTTTGGTGGATCAATCAAGGTGATTGGAAACACTGGAAGCAACTCAACCCGTGAAGCAATTCATGCCTCTGAGCAAGGGTTTGCTGTAGGAATGCATGCTGCTCTTCACATTAATCCGTACTATGGAAAAACCTCCCTGGAGGGCTTGATCTCTCACTTTGATTGTGTGCTGTCTATGGGCCCCACCATCATTTATAATGTGCCGACGAGAACCGGCCAAGACATTCCACCCTGTGTCATTCACACCTTGGCTAAGAGTCCCAATTTGGCGGGCGTTAAGGAATGCGTTGGGAATGACCGGGTTAAACAATATACAGATAATGGCATTGCTGTCTGGAGTGGGAATGATGATGAGTGCCATGATGCCAGGTGGAACTATGGGGCTATGGGAGTTATATCTGTCACTAGTAACTTGGTTCCAGGATTAATGCGGGAACTCATGTTCGGAGGGAAGTATCCGTCTCTTAACTCGAAGCTCATGCCTTTGATAGAGTGGCTGTTTCACGAGCCGAATCCAATTGGCTTAAATACTGCCCTTGCCCAGCTTGGAGTTGCGAGACCTGTTTTCCGTCTACCTTATGTACCACTTCCTCGGGCTAAGAGAGTGGAATTTGTGAACCTAGTTAAGGAGATTGGGCGGGAGTATTTCGTTGGCAATAAAGAAGTTGAGGTCCTCAACGATGATGACTTCATCTTGATCGGTCGGTACTAG
- the LOC115744345 gene encoding uncharacterized protein LOC115744345 has product MESNRDGDYVRLEDGEDVDSLARNEAPLDVPTSSETWWRWGVKEIGLCILAGVLTVIIVNWLGPPFMSKVVIPTINWVTRSFDPPVLALLIFATTAVFPALIIPSTPSMWIAGMSFDYVTGFSIVMAGVTIGVTLPYFIGSPFRQKIQTWLARYPKQAAVLRLAGEGSWFHQFKAVVLIRISPFPYILFNYAIVATDVKYSPYLLASLVGMVPEVGLTLYGGKLIRQLADATGDHKGLSTPHAAVNLVGFGATMIATVMSSLYAKGRLEEQRRKEEATLG; this is encoded by the exons ATGGAGAGCAATAGAGATGGAGACTACGTTAGGTTGGAGGACGGGGAGGACGTCGACAGCCTCGCAAGGAACGAGGCGCCGCTGGACGTCCCCACGAGTAGCGAAACATGGTGGCGGTGGGGGGTCAAGGAGATTGGGCTCTGCATCTTGGCGGGCGTCTTGACGGTGATTATCGTCAATTGGCTCGGCCCACCGTTCATGAGCAAG GTGGTTATCCCAACTATCAATTGGGTGACACGAAGCTTCGACCCTCCGGTACTCGCATTGCTGATTTTCGCCACGACCGCTGTATTCCCTGCCTTGATTATACCGTCTACCCCTTCTATGTGGATCGCCGGGATGTCCTTCGATTATGTGACTGGGTTCTCTATAGTAATGGCCGGGGTCACAATTGGCGTAACCCTGCCCTATTTCATCGGCTCGCCCTTCCGGCAGAAAATCCAG ACATGGTTGGCGAGATACCCGAAGCAAGCGGCCGTGCTAAGACTAGCCGGCGAGGGGAGTTGGTTTCATCAGTTCAAAGCGGTCGTGCTAATCAGGATTTCTCCATTTCCGTACATTCTGTTCAATTACGCCATCGTCGCGACAGATGTTAAATACAGTCCGTATCTGCTGGCCTCGTTGGTTGGAATGGTGCCTGAAGTCGGTCTTACTCTCTACGG TGGGAAGTTGATTCGCCAATTGGCAGATGCGACGGGGGATCACAAAGGCCTCTCGACGCCGCATGCAGCTGTTAATCTGGTCGGGTTCGGCGCGACCATGATCGCGACTGTGATGAGCAGCCTTTATGCTAAAGGGCGGCTCGAGGAGcagcggaggaaggaggaggcgaCTCTAGGTTAA
- the LOC115744418 gene encoding 4-hydroxy-tetrahydrodipicolinate synthase, chloroplastic-like isoform X2: MDALRSYGVCLREPALRSPRLRRGDAYKRRNVQWRFPRAAVLPNFHLPMRSYEVKNRTSTEDIKALRLITAIKTPYLPDGRFDLEAYDDLINMQIVQGVEGVIVGGTTGEGQLMSWDEHIMLIGHTVNCFGGSIKVIGNTGSNSTREAIHASEQGFAVGMHAALHINPYYGKTSLEGLISHFDCVLSMGPTIIYNVPTRTGQDIPPCVIHTLAKSPNLAGVKECVGNDRVKQYTDNGIAVWSGNDDECHDARWNYGAMGVISVTSNLVPGLMRELMFGGKYPSLNSKLMPLIEWLFHEPNPIGLNTALAQLGVARPVFRLPYVPLPRAKRVEFVNLVKEIGREYFVGNKEVEVLNDDDFILIGRY, from the exons ATGGATGCTTTGAGGAGCTACGGAGTTTGCTTGAGGGAACCCGCTCTCCGGTCGCCGCGCCTTAGAAGGGGCGATGCTTACAAGAG GAGGAATGTGCAATGGAGGTTTCCGCGAGCAGCTGTCCTACCTAATTTTCATCTCCCTATGCGTAGTTATGAAGTTAAAAACAG GACATCGACAGAGGATATAAAGGCTCTTCGATTGATAACGGCCATCAAGACGCCATACTTACCAGATGGCAGATTCGATCTTGAAGCATATGATGACTTGATTAACATGCAGATTGTACAAGGTGTAGAAGGTGTAATTGTCGGTGGCACGACTGGTGAGGGTCAACTGATGAGTTGGGATGAGCACATCATGCTAATCGGTCACACAGTTAATTGTTTTGGTGGATCAATCAAGGTGATTGGAAACACTGGAAGCAACTCAACCCGTGAAGCAATTCATGCCTCTGAGCAAGGGTTTGCTGTAGGAATGCATGCTGCTCTTCACATTAATCCGTACTATGGAAAAACCTCCCTGGAGGGCTTGATCTCTCACTTTGATTGTGTGCTGTCTATGGGCCCCACCATCATTTATAATGTGCCGACGAGAACCGGCCAAGACATTCCACCCTGTGTCATTCACACCTTGGCTAAGAGTCCCAATTTGGCGGGCGTTAAGGAATGCGTTGGGAATGACCGGGTTAAACAATATACAGATAATGGCATTGCTGTCTGGAGTGGGAATGATGATGAGTGCCATGATGCCAGGTGGAACTATGGGGCTATGGGAGTTATATCTGTCACTAGTAACTTGGTTCCAGGATTAATGCGGGAACTCATGTTCGGAGGGAAGTATCCGTCTCTTAACTCGAAGCTCATGCCTTTGATAGAGTGGCTGTTTCACGAGCCGAATCCAATTGGCTTAAATACTGCCCTTGCCCAGCTTGGAGTTGCGAGACCTGTTTTCCGTCTACCTTATGTACCACTTCCTCGGGCTAAGAGAGTGGAATTTGTGAACCTAGTTAAGGAGATTGGGCGGGAGTATTTCGTTGGCAATAAAGAAGTTGAGGTCCTCAACGATGATGACTTCATCTTGATCGGTCGGTACTAG
- the LOC115744436 gene encoding serine/threonine-protein kinase Aurora-3, with protein MKSEGSSREGWSLRDFEIGKPLGKGKFGRVYLAREVKSKYVVALKVIFKEQIEKYKIHHQLRREMEIQTSLRHPNILRLYGWFHDSERIFLILEYAYGGELYNELRKHGHLNEKQAATYIANLAQALAYCHENHVIHRDIKPENLLLDHEGRLKIADFGWSVQSKTKRRTMCGTLDYLAPEMVENEAHDHAVDNWTLGILCYEFLYGVPPFEAESQSDTFKRIMKVDLNFPPVPRISSEAKDLICQLLVKDSAKRLSLQKITEHPWITKNANPEGICN; from the exons ATGAAGTCGGAGGGAAGTTCAAGGGAAGGATGGTCGTTGCGGGACTTCGAGATCGGCAAGCCCCTCGGCAAAGGCAAGTTCGGCCGAGTCTACCTCGCCCGAGAGGTCAAG AGCAAATACGTAGTGGCGCTGAAGGTGATATTTAAGGAACAGATCGAGAAGTACAAGATCCACCATCAGTTGAGGAGGGAAATGGAGATCCAAACTAGCCTTAGGCACCCGAATATACTGCGCCTCTACGGTTGGTTTCATGACAGCGAGCGCATTTTTCTGATACTGGAGTATGCTTATGGAGGCGAGCTGTACAACGAGCTGAGGAAGCATGGTCATCTAAACGAGAAGCAAGCTGCCACG TACATTGCCAACCTCGCACAAGCATTGGCCTACTGCCACGAGAACCATGTGATTCACAGGGATATTAAGCCAGAAAATTTGTTGCTTGATCACGAG GGTAGGCTGAAAATTGCAGACTTCGGATGGTCTGTACAGTCGAAGACCAAGAGACGCACTATGTGTGGAACTTTAGATTACTTGGCACCAGAAATGGTGGAAAATGAAGCTCATGATCACGCTGTAGATAACTGGACTCTGGGTATCCTTTGTTATGAGTTCCTTTATGGCGTCCCTCCATTTGAGGCTGAGAGCCAAAGCGATACATTTAAAAG GATAATGAAGGTGGATTTGAATTTTCCTCCCGTTCCTCGCATATCTTCAGAAGCTAAAGATCTTATTTGCCAG CTTCTGGTTAAGGACTCTGCAAAGAGGCTCTCTCTTCAGAAGATCACGGAGCACCCTTGGATCACCAAGAATGCAAATCCTGAGGGTATCTGCAATTAG